Proteins found in one Kwoniella bestiolae CBS 10118 chromosome 1, complete sequence genomic segment:
- a CDS encoding DNA ligase D, 3'-phosphoesterase domain-containing protein, whose product MFTLHLLKQQKKLKRVIATPQCKEIDNDSAGNGNSPYPHGTLDKTTTSDFHPQNTDRHDQESAALPMTERQEHDGIGDGVEEVEEEERIGIWGFTRSEVEQFPALRKRNFWCIQRHSATAMHYDLRMQVDDGTVSWAVPKGLIGISKKGESSRLAVETTIHPISYTTYEGADGRNFSAGRKGGTLLWDIGEYTITKPSSAIDSTSDEERSVKRRRILKGDNDPEEGSEDSDGKYQEDLFRQSLERRIGYGKSRSMHFILRGGRKMTNHRIDFILVLAASTKHTFSSSGQIKKTWFLRLPREVDGYPWDRGGEEGGHWGRSVKTGRTLKEVTEGYLKRPDRWAKEEERFKNWFGDED is encoded by the exons ATGTTCACTCTTCATCTGCTGAAGCAGCAAAAGAAGCTGAAGCGAGTCATTGCGACCCCTCAATGCAAGGAGATAGATAACGACTCAGCTGGAAATGGTAATTCCCCGTACCCGCATGGGACTCTTGACAAAACGACAACCAGTGATTTCCATCCGCAGAATACGGATCGTCATGATCAAGAGTCAGCCGCCCTCCCTATGACTGAGCGACAAGAGCACGACGGAATTGGAGATGGAGtagaagaagtagaagaagaagaaagaattGGGATATGGGGGTTCACTCGATCAGAGGTCGAACAATTCCCTGCgctgagaaagaggaacTTTTGGTGTATCCAGAGACACTCTGCTACAG CGATGCACTACGATCTAAGGATGCAGGTGGACGATGGGACTGTTAGTTGGGCTGTACCTAAGGGATTGATTG GCATATCAAAGAAAGGTGAATCGAGTAGGCTGGCTGTGGAAACTACCATACATCCCATAAGCTATACGACCTATGAAG GTGCAGATGGACGTA ATTTCTCAGCAGGCAGGAAAGGAGGAACTT TGTTATGGGATATAGGTGAATATACCATCAccaaaccttcttcagctaTCGATTCTACttcggatgaggagaggtCTGTCAAACGAAGAAGGATATTGAAGGGTGATAATGATCCAGAGGAAGGTAGTGAAGACTC AGATGGGAAATATCAGGAAGATCTGTTTCGACAGTCACTTGAAAGGAGAATAGGGTATGGGAAAAGTAGGAGTATGCATTTCATATTAcgtggagggaggaag ATGACAAACCATC GAATAgacttcatcctcgtcttggcagcttcgaCCAAGCATACTTTCTCGTCCTCTGGCCAAATCAAGAAGACCTGGTTTCTGAGATTACCTCGAGAGGTCGATGGATATCCCTGGGAtaggggtggagaggaaggtggtcaTTGGGGTAGAAGCGTTAAGA CTGGGCGAACGCTGAAAGAAGTCACAGAAGGATACCTGAAAAGGCCGGACAGATGGgccaaggaggaagagaggttcaAGAATTGGTTTGGTGATGAAGATTAG